The Mercurialis annua linkage group LG7, ddMerAnnu1.2, whole genome shotgun sequence genome includes the window gaaagtaccaaccgaaaagggagtagtgacgctgagaggagaccaaggaatagccaagaagtgctatgacgagtcagtggtggatctccaagaaaacaagaccgaaaagaaggaagaataggaatgaaaaaagacccatcatcggtaacgactttccgtcttaccagatggcgtcaaatctatctttaatgttttgtatgccatctttttatcaataaaaattcaatttcgctaccatctgattagccagacgaaccaataaagaaataaaaatcaagaacagccacgaatgattaaatcaaagacgaaagaagaaaaaataaattaaagatcaaattcaagaaaagctaaaagccaagaaaatgagtttaaattaactcaaggcaaaatcgccgaactaggcaaatcgccacgaaaggctaagagccaagaaaaggagtttaaattaactcaaagcaaaatcgccgaaccaggcaaatcgccacaaaaggctaaaaatgagtttagattaactcagaaaaggcaaatcgccaaaaaagagtttagattaactcgaaacaaaaaaaaaaaaaaagagtttagattaactctacaaaaagcaacgccaagaacagggtttagaataaccctcgaggcaagacaagtacataaaaataaggcgaaagcacatttcgaagaaacacgaagaaaatatattcataaattgcgaattacaaaaagcaaaattagtacatcagcaaatacaatcaaaagataAACTACTAGACACGGTCTTTAGACATCTTGACAAGAAGATCACGAGCGATGGCttggggatccaacccgttaaccccagaaagatcaatatcaGGATTTTGCTCTAGAAGCTTCCTCCCAATCGCAAGacgatactcgcttatcaaagcAGAGTAAAAAGCTTTCGTATCTAGCAGACGGATATGAAGACTCTCAACCTCCGATCTTAGACtgtccctctccccaccaacgAGGGAATTGATTCGAAtgagctcctcaatctcttgagtcaagtcatcagttttcttctcgatcactttaacttggcgatcattaatcgcatcctgcgccttaagctgcgccagaagggaatcatgctcttccaaagaagCCTTCAATTTGGCtctttcagactcggaagtcgccaaaagagagGACAGACGCTCaacctcctcctcggcacactgtcggcggtcgttcaataccagaacagattgaagagcctacaagcaccgaaaataaacaaataaggaaacaattgaatacaaaaaacatataatattcaagaaagaaagcacttacagagaaaccatgaaaacaagccagatcggaaagctcttgacccggcctaccacaaaaccacgtgacatcagcaggaatcgccaaagtccggatatattccgctagcactctcggattcagcaaactggcaggatcctgaccttcgacccactgaaccaagtctggagcagaagaagagcttccaggaaaactctcccttgttggagaaccatcgccaactcgacgtctttttctagacggagaatccgggtctcgacctagagaaatctctcccgaatcagcaacaacaggcccctctgaggccacacccccaactccccccgagaCGATAGATGATGATAGAGGGGGAAGTAGTGACGGAACCGCCTCGTCACCTACTGGATCAGCCGatccatcatcatcatctacaatAATAATCTCAGGCAACGCCATCTCGGCAGGAGCTATGGGAACATCAACAGGAGCCCCATCCACGTcaatgtcgccaggaataatgttggcaataggaacgtcaggaccacccatcggaacgtccaaatctacttgaaatccggaaaggaaatcgtcagaagaagaagacatcctacaaaagaaacattaaaaagaacttaagcaaactaatataccttgaacaaaagagtagcaaagatccgcagagcctcgaggaggatcctccaaaggaagcCATCGacgccgaagatgactattgacCAAGACATCTAAAATAGGACGCGATTCAACACTACAGGAAGATATGTCgaaagcaagttttgactcggataaacttaaaggagaagaacagctccgaactggatgagaagaaaaaccatccgaaaaatgaagaaaagcaaatttatggtagacaataaagaaacgcctccgccagcgactggttaggcaaggaagataaatacgagatcgcccttctctaccaagggcgaaaacgaagcagccatcacacttcctaaagtctacaaaatgatataacactttgagagaaggggcacagccccggagcctacatgcctccgaaaaggcaagcactactctaatcgtaccagggtaaagttgccccagagcaacctttaaatccctacacacttctactaaaaatgaatctaaaggaaacctaagaccagcagcaaattgctcttcgaagagaaccgccctacaagaagatcccGGAGAATCggacgcagccatatcggcaccgagtaatattaccctataatcgaaaggaaaactatacttaaaatagatatctaagacttcatccctacgaagctttgatcgggtaaaagccatagcagcgcatgcatcttccactcgactaagaggcatcctagaacaggaaatcacaaacataaacacaaaataaggatcaaacaaaaaatatattgaagaacacgttgaagaacacatcgaagaacaccaagtacagaaaaggaatttccagaatataaaCCATGAAGAAtatatacaaagaagaaagccatattaacatccaaacaacgaaagaaaacatacctgaaaaatctggagAAAACAAGTCACGGAGAATCAAATGATCaaacgaagaacgaaaaggGAAAAGCTACAAGAAATAAGAGTAAATTCGAAAAGtaagtaagagggaaaagaagaaatacaaagagattaaatacaaaacgcttttgaatcattaaccgttgaaatcattaaatgccgacacgtggcaacacagaatcttactaaagaagaaacgtcacccacaaacatatgaaacgactcgcccggaatacaaaacgactcgcccttataagagaactcagctccaaaagagccaaaatccactaaggcataaatgccaaactacttcagctcacttgcgggggggctaatgatggataccgaatcctactgtaagtataatggagccgagttgcaggagatctactctcaggtgacgccggactccccctgaagactgaaaaggtatgaaggagatgccgaatctctaagattcggtaacacgctaataaagaccgaatcccacatgatccgccaagagcgctcaggcccgggattcgggtaaacgactaaatatggaaatcttgtcctatttggacacaaacactacatatggaaggataaactctactttaggaagataagactatttaggaagacgttcctaaataggactcttatcagattaaggtaaatcccgacaaatcaggagaatctctacgatacggccgaatccctacaaagtaggattcacctgcctaatacaactctactaggtatattcgtctactataaaaggagcacgaggtatgcctagaatcacaattacattcatatactcaaaacgctgctcaaagctctaaactgactttagcatcggagagttaatcggacaaccaccgtccggttagcttctaccctgttttgcaggttcactcaccggttcagaaggcagactccatcacttatcaacataatgtcaacaataaatcaacaacgaatcaacataaaaaaataaaatagaacatatatttttaaaagacgGTGACAATTAATAacatatcaacaagaaatcaacaacatgtcaacatgataatgctaacatatcattatctaatttcagttaaattttatttgttttttaatttatttcacgttcaaaattatctaatttagcattatttttctagaataaaattttttaatgttaaaatcaaacaattaccaactgattatcaacacaaaatcaacataacatcaacaacactgtaacattataattattcagcaatcaaccatcatcaacaaattgtGTTGCAGAATAAataacacagaaatacaaccaaacacaaaaaatacagaaataacaaaaaattattttattaaaccacaaatttattttacataacatataattaacattatattcTCTAAATATAATCttcatacatgtttaatggtgaaaaaacagtataaaatttgttgatctaaaaataaaaaagaaaaagaaaaagaagaacaatgaataaattgtagatctgaaatcaaaattgATGACGACGACGATCATaggagatgatggcgttggCGGAGACGATGATGAAAATGATGATAGAGGAGCGGAGGAACAGAGGACGTAACGGCTGAAAACGATGGAGCAAACACGAGCTGAGAGAGATGAGTTGAGAGAGAGgagagaaaaattaattgtgatgaaagagaaaattattcATTTATGAGGGTTTGACTTGGAATATCTTATATATATagatccgtataaaagtaatatttttcagCTTGTACGGTAGTTTTCATATTAAAAACTCTTGtctgtataaaagtaataatttatcaaatgttggttgtttatgaaaaaagcccttttaaattggattttgtGAAGTTGCCTAATCCTATTAAAACCACCGGCCTATAACACAATGCAACCAAGATTGGGCCTAAATTATGGGCTAGCTCAAAAACCTAATCATCTAAGAAAGAGAGAAGAAACACACTCAAGCCCATAGCCTTTACCTACCACAAATTCTGGCTTTTCTTTCTTTCATGTCAAATTTGTAGGCCAATGAACTCTAGCTTAGTTGGCTAAAGAGTGAAACATCAAGTTTTAAGGGGCGTGAGTTCAAACCTTCTCATGGACAAAAAGAAgatgaaaattattaaaaattatggaGAAGGCTACAGGCGTTAAAAGCGACAGATGCAGCATCGTCCCGCAAAGATGGCGACTCCCGTAAGGCGATGTACTCAACGTAACACGGCGTGGATTAGCGTATAATTTGTACATATTTGTAATATTGTATATGTAATTAGCTTAAATAtctatctctgttaaaaaaattgtattcatTAATCATGTTTTTGAGTCAAATTATGACTACACTAAttgcaaataaaatcacaaattttaatatattttataattacaacaCTAACTTTTGATCTTAGTAAATTCAAAAGCTGATTTTCAACTTTTGATAATTCTTAGCACATATGAAtactaatggtaaaaaaattgtGATTATTTTCCTCTATGATTCATTTAGTTCAATATTTCAATTATAGAATATAAgaataactataaaataaattataaattttaacgtgttttataattttaacataaactttcaacttcaataatttaatatgcaaacaattttttaaaatttaaaataccaaataatttttttgataaaaatactaACTTAGACGCCGGAATATATATAACCATGTTATTATTTCGACATTCACATTTTTTCTCGAAAAATGGCTCGTTCCGAATTACTAAAGAGTTGTTtgtgttttaaattaatattaaagtttaaaatgcGTATTAAGTTTACAAATCAGACTaaattttgtaatattatcCCTAGAATATATATAGAGTAGAATACTAGCAATGATTTTGGTATAATAAACAATGATATACTTGTAGAATTAAAGAATGAGATGCTAATTTGTCATCATCATAGATTGGTCACTAAGCACATGGCTTGTTGAGGAGGTTTTATACATTGGACACTCTATAAACTTCATGTTATCTACATCAACAAAGGAATTTCTTTATGTTTATGTCTATTGTTGCGTTTGCCTTATCCTCTAGGCATGATACTCTCTAGGAGGATTTAACACAATATTAGTgataaaaattactaaaaacattCATAACGTAtgagaattttataaaaaaattaccgtACTAAAATAACAGTTCGTGCTGCAAGAGATATGCTGAAAAATCTTGTTGATTCTATTAAAAAATAGACACGTGcgatgttaaaaaaattattttttggcacatgaaaagagaaagaaatatGTTCTTTTGGAGCGTGAAAAATACCTCTATAAAGATCTTAGAAAGATTTATAGTTGTAAAATAGCAATTTTAAGTTGGAGGACATATAAAAAGGTCTGtgattcaattaaaattatatgataataaatatattataacatGTCATAAAAGAAATGAGGAGACAAATTTGAAAGCTCAACAAATTTGATAATAAAGATGCTTGACacaaattttcaagaaatttaaaAAGCTTAAATGCATTAGTTTGCATGATAATTATAGCATAATCACTTAAAAtgtcatcaatttttttaaatttggaatcTTCTAGGTAAACATTTATATACATGTTTGTTCTTAATCTTTTTGGTAAAGTGTCTACATCCACTAAATCATAGTACATTTTTTTAGAACAAATTATACTCACAAACTAAAAGCAATAAAGGAAAAAATATTGCAATCCTGATCGTCTAATATTAATGTAAATTAGCAAATCTATAGTTAATGTTGGTTGAAGAAAGTATAATGAGATAAGGCATCACTATCCCTTGtttaatgataattaaatttgtaactaggtaaaataatttatatgataACTTGGCCCCAACTTTTTTtaccctaaattaaaaaaattataatgccttcaaaatatataaattattaatgacttttgtaattaataacATCTGATTTAAACTACAAAATTCTTTCTAtcaaatgataaataaattcaTCACTAAATCACGATTTGGATTAGTATTAACTGAGACCTTTCTGCAAATATAGTGTAGTGGTAACGTATTATATgtaaatttgaaagttttattCTAATtcatctcttttttttattagagaTAGACCTATTCTTAATTACTTGTTAGCTGAATTAGTATGTATTTTTAAGGTTAAACCAGGTAAAACACGGCCTAAACAAATCGGTGATTCAAACCCCCAATTCATCTCTTcgctattataaaaaaaaagaggaaatgcgTTTATTTATTCAGATATATAACTAActgcaacatttatttttaaataaaacatgtGCTAGTTTGTGGCAAATATGTTAAAacaacaaatgaaaaaaaaatcctcaacttatttttataaaaaaattaatccatAAGAGATAACtcataaaaatttagaaaattatatGTCTAATTTTATCAGGGTTAATGAccataaaatttactttttgttaattatttccgAAATTATCACCAAAAATTACGTAATTCCCATTTTATGTCTTAtagaccgcggaactgttccgcggtttgtataaaccgcggaacagttccgcggtctgtCCTACGTGGCTCCTCGCTGGAGGAGCCACATAGGAAAAGCAAACTGCGTAAcagttacgcggtttgcttttccaacgtggcaaaccgcgtaactgttacgcggtttgctttgTGCAGTCAGGGAATTTAATTCCCTGACTGCACTGATTGGGAGAAAAATTCTCCCAATCATTTTAatgtaatcatttaaaaaaaatttaaataaataaaatatttatttaaaaatgaaaaaaaaattattaaaaaaattacgttttaattgctgaattttttaaatttaaaacgtttgaattagttaatttttataacattctacaaaaataaatttataaaatactacaaaataattatattaacaaatattcaaatataatttatacttaataacaat containing:
- the LOC126657287 gene encoding uncharacterized protein LOC126657287, which codes for MSSSSDDFLSGFQVDLDVPMGGPDVPIANIIPGDIDVDGAPVDVPIAPAEMALPEIIIVDDDDGSADPVGDEAVPSLLPPLSSSIVSGGVGGVASEGPVVADSGEISLGRDPDSPSRKRRRVGDGSPTRESFPGSSSSAPDLVQWVEGQDPASLLNPRVLAEYIRTLAIPADVTWFCGRPGQELSDLACFHGFSALQSVLVLNDRRQCAEEEVERLSSLLATSESERAKLKASLEEHDSLLAQLKAQDAINDRQVKVIEKKTDDLTQEIEELIRINSLVGGERDSLRSEVESLHIRLLDTKAFYSALISEYRLAIGRKLLEQNPDIDLSGVNGLDPQAIARDLLVKMSKDRV